One part of the Micrococcus sp. 2A genome encodes these proteins:
- a CDS encoding nucleotide sugar dehydrogenase — protein sequence MKLVVVGQGYVGLPVSMRAIEVGHHVIGLDLSEVRVTDLLAGRSYVEDIPNAEMQAALDSGRFQPSRDYADAAGFDVAVITVPTPLRDSLPDLTFIEASGASLAEHIRPGCTVILESTTYPGTTDELLVPILERGSGLTAGTDFHVGYSPERIDPGRTDWTFQTTPKVVSGLTPESLEKVLEFYATIIDTPVPVKGMREAELTKLMENTFRHVNIALVNELAVFAHQLGVDVWDSIRAADTKPFGFMKFTPGPGVGGHCLPVDPSYLSWAVKKDLGQTFRFVELANDINENQPVHVVERVMRLLNQDKKALNGARVALAGLAYKRDSSDLRESPSEVVIRLLHEYGAEVTALDTWILDRAWPERVARAQGVEDLRGQDIVVVLTDHTDVDYQALADLGVRVFDTRHVVPSAENVSVL from the coding sequence ATGAAATTGGTGGTTGTGGGTCAGGGGTATGTGGGGTTGCCGGTGTCGATGCGCGCGATCGAGGTGGGTCACCATGTCATCGGGCTCGACCTCAGCGAGGTGCGGGTGACTGATCTGCTCGCCGGCCGCTCCTATGTGGAGGACATCCCGAACGCGGAGATGCAGGCCGCCCTCGATTCGGGCCGCTTCCAGCCTTCCCGGGACTACGCGGACGCCGCCGGTTTCGACGTCGCGGTGATCACCGTGCCCACCCCGCTGCGCGACTCCCTCCCGGACTTGACCTTCATCGAGGCCTCCGGGGCCTCGCTGGCCGAGCACATCCGCCCCGGCTGCACCGTGATCCTCGAATCCACCACCTACCCCGGCACCACGGACGAGCTGCTGGTGCCCATCCTGGAGCGCGGCTCCGGTCTCACCGCGGGGACGGACTTCCACGTGGGGTACTCCCCGGAACGGATCGACCCGGGACGCACCGACTGGACGTTCCAGACCACGCCCAAGGTCGTCTCCGGTCTCACCCCCGAATCCCTGGAGAAGGTGCTCGAGTTCTACGCGACGATCATCGACACTCCCGTCCCCGTGAAGGGGATGCGGGAGGCGGAGCTGACCAAGCTCATGGAGAACACCTTCCGGCACGTGAACATCGCCCTCGTCAACGAGCTCGCCGTCTTCGCCCACCAGCTGGGCGTGGACGTATGGGACTCGATCCGGGCGGCAGACACCAAGCCCTTCGGATTCATGAAGTTCACGCCCGGTCCAGGCGTGGGCGGGCACTGCCTGCCGGTGGACCCCAGCTACCTCTCGTGGGCGGTGAAGAAGGACCTGGGGCAGACCTTCCGGTTCGTCGAACTCGCCAACGACATCAACGAGAACCAGCCCGTCCACGTGGTCGAGCGCGTGATGAGGCTGCTGAACCAGGACAAGAAGGCCCTGAACGGGGCGAGGGTGGCCCTCGCGGGCCTGGCCTACAAGAGGGACTCGTCCGATCTCCGGGAATCCCCCTCCGAGGTGGTGATCCGTCTCCTCCACGAGTACGGGGCCGAGGTCACCGCCCTGGACACCTGGATCCTGGATCGTGCCTGGCCGGAGCGCGTGGCGCGCGCTCAGGGCGTGGAGGACCTGCGCGGCCAGGACATCGTGGTGGTGCTGACTGACCACACCGACGTGGACTACCAGGCGCTGGCGGACCTCGGGGTCCGGGTATTCGATACCCGGCATGTCGTGCCGTCCGCAGAGAACGTGTCGGTGCTGTGA
- the alr gene encoding alanine racemase: MTDHPLERRARIDLAAVRHNVRTLKERTRRPDGTPPALMAVVKADAYGHGAVPVARAALAAGADRLGVAHVTEALSLRAAGVDAPVLAWLHTRDTPFAEALGADVALGVSGWEIEPVADAARAAGRPATVHLKLDTGLGRNGCPPAVLPDLAARAAALEAEGVLRVEGVFSHLAVADEPERAAETDAQLAAFEAGVRVLREAGLTPSVRHIANTPATLTRPDVHLDMVRVGLGLYGLSPFPDRPAPEFGLRPAMSLRTSLASVKAAPAGQGVSYGYRHRTAAPTVLGLVPLGYADGVPRVAVDAPLDVAGRRLTVAGRIAMDQFVVDLGPDAAERVGDPVELFGPTSGIPADAWAEAAGTINYELVTRIGSRVPREHVDSDHGLEASAGDAAATTGEARA; the protein is encoded by the coding sequence GTGACCGACCACCCCCTCGAACGCCGCGCCCGCATCGACCTCGCCGCCGTCCGCCACAACGTGCGGACGCTGAAGGAGCGCACCCGCCGTCCCGACGGCACGCCCCCCGCGCTCATGGCCGTCGTCAAGGCGGACGCCTACGGCCACGGCGCCGTCCCCGTGGCCCGCGCCGCGCTCGCGGCCGGTGCCGACCGCCTGGGCGTCGCGCACGTGACCGAGGCGCTCAGCCTGCGGGCCGCCGGCGTCGACGCCCCGGTCCTGGCGTGGCTGCACACGCGGGACACCCCGTTCGCGGAGGCGCTCGGGGCCGACGTCGCCCTCGGCGTCTCGGGGTGGGAGATAGAGCCCGTCGCCGACGCGGCCCGCGCCGCCGGACGTCCCGCCACGGTCCACCTCAAGCTGGACACCGGCCTGGGGCGCAACGGCTGCCCGCCCGCCGTGCTGCCGGACCTCGCCGCGCGCGCCGCGGCGCTCGAGGCCGAGGGCGTGCTGCGGGTCGAGGGCGTCTTCTCCCACCTCGCGGTCGCAGACGAGCCCGAGCGCGCCGCGGAGACCGACGCGCAGCTCGCGGCGTTCGAGGCGGGTGTGCGGGTCCTGCGGGAGGCGGGTCTGACGCCCTCCGTCCGCCACATCGCCAACACGCCCGCCACGCTCACCCGCCCGGACGTGCACCTGGACATGGTCCGCGTGGGCCTCGGCCTCTACGGCCTCAGCCCGTTCCCGGATCGCCCCGCGCCGGAGTTCGGGCTGCGCCCCGCGATGTCGCTGCGGACGTCGCTCGCGAGCGTCAAGGCGGCACCCGCCGGCCAGGGCGTGTCCTACGGCTACCGGCACCGCACCGCCGCGCCCACCGTGCTCGGCCTCGTGCCGCTGGGCTACGCCGACGGCGTCCCGCGCGTGGCGGTGGACGCCCCCCTCGACGTCGCCGGACGCCGGCTCACCGTGGCCGGACGCATCGCGATGGACCAGTTCGTGGTGGACCTCGGCCCGGACGCCGCGGAGCGCGTGGGCGACCCCGTCGAGCTGTTCGGCCCGACGTCGGGCATCCCCGCGGACGCCTGGGCCGAGGCCGCGGGAACCATCAACTACGAGCTCGTCACCCGCATCGGGAGCCGCGTGCCGCGCGAGCACGTGGACTCGGACCACGGTCTCGAGGCGAGCGCCGGGGACGCCGCGGCGACGACGGGGGAGGCCCGCGCATGA
- a CDS encoding polysaccharide biosynthesis tyrosine autokinase — translation MSEEAGMPGEEQGGFTLRDVMAVFRRRWLPVLLATLLGLGLAALLTALQPRLYTSSSTAVVNPVVTDNPAAALSQDTVAKSRAVQYNELAKSMLVATRAVDLVDFPLTPGQARGAVTTTVPTGTSLIQVRAEWADAQQAAQLADAWVEALTQEADTLARADGATPQVQINRMLPATVPGSHSSPREALNLLVGGALGLAAGVGLALLLEALDRRIRGTEDLQRAGLTPIGMIPASIELSGDRRVLLEGGSNPDASHFRVREAFNELRINLQFMNPDDPPRIITVTSTNPADGKSTVAANLAATLAHAGVPSVLVDADLRRPTVATTFGLLAGAGLSDVVVGRADLADVIQAPAEFGGLLVLPAGQVPPNPTELLMSDRFKQALEALAETHMVIVDAPPLLAVSDAAVMATRLDGALLVLDAKSTTRDDVRQAVTALERVHAPILGAVLNRVESKGKDGRYGYYRSDYTTAAPSA, via the coding sequence ATGTCGGAAGAAGCCGGCATGCCCGGCGAGGAGCAGGGCGGCTTCACGCTCCGCGACGTGATGGCGGTCTTCCGGCGCCGCTGGCTGCCCGTCCTCCTCGCGACCCTCCTGGGACTCGGCCTGGCCGCCCTCCTCACCGCGCTCCAGCCTCGCCTCTACACGTCCTCGAGCACCGCGGTGGTGAACCCCGTGGTGACGGACAACCCGGCGGCCGCCCTGAGCCAGGACACCGTGGCGAAGTCGCGGGCCGTGCAGTACAACGAGCTGGCCAAGTCCATGCTCGTGGCCACGCGTGCCGTGGATCTGGTGGACTTCCCGCTCACCCCCGGCCAGGCGCGCGGCGCCGTCACCACCACTGTGCCCACGGGCACGTCGCTGATCCAGGTGCGGGCGGAGTGGGCGGATGCCCAGCAGGCCGCGCAGCTCGCGGACGCGTGGGTGGAGGCCCTCACCCAGGAGGCGGACACGCTCGCCCGGGCGGACGGGGCCACGCCCCAGGTGCAGATCAACCGCATGCTCCCGGCCACCGTGCCCGGGAGCCACTCCTCCCCGCGCGAGGCGCTGAACCTGCTGGTGGGCGGCGCGCTCGGCCTTGCCGCGGGCGTGGGCCTCGCCCTGCTCCTGGAGGCGCTGGACCGGCGGATTCGCGGCACGGAGGACCTCCAGCGGGCCGGGCTCACGCCCATCGGCATGATCCCCGCGTCCATCGAGCTCTCCGGTGACCGCCGGGTGCTCCTCGAGGGAGGCTCGAATCCGGACGCCTCGCACTTCCGCGTCCGCGAGGCCTTCAACGAGCTGCGCATCAACCTGCAGTTCATGAATCCGGACGATCCGCCGCGCATCATCACCGTGACCTCCACGAACCCGGCAGACGGCAAGTCCACAGTGGCGGCAAACCTCGCGGCCACCCTGGCCCACGCCGGGGTGCCCTCGGTGCTCGTGGACGCGGACCTGCGCCGGCCCACCGTGGCCACCACCTTCGGTCTGCTCGCCGGGGCCGGTCTCAGCGATGTCGTGGTGGGGCGTGCGGACCTCGCCGACGTGATCCAGGCCCCGGCCGAGTTCGGGGGCCTGCTGGTGCTGCCTGCCGGCCAGGTCCCCCCCAACCCGACGGAACTGCTCATGTCCGACCGCTTCAAGCAGGCTCTGGAGGCGCTGGCCGAGACCCACATGGTGATCGTGGACGCGCCCCCGCTGCTCGCCGTCTCCGACGCCGCCGTCATGGCCACGCGCCTGGACGGCGCCCTGCTGGTGCTGGACGCGAAGTCCACCACGCGCGATGACGTGCGCCAGGCCGTGACTGCGCTGGAGCGTGTGCACGCCCCCATCCTCGGCGCGGTGCTGAACCGGGTGGAGAGCAAGGGCAAGGACGGCCGGTACGGGTACTACCGCTCGGACTACACCACGGCCGCCCCGTCGGCCTGA
- the tsaD gene encoding tRNA (adenosine(37)-N6)-threonylcarbamoyltransferase complex transferase subunit TsaD: MPTATAAPLVLGIESSCDETGVGIVRGPQLLAHEVASSVEEHVRFGGVIPEIAARAHLEALVPTVRRALAAADVSLEDLDAIAVTSGPGLAGALMVGVAGAKALAAALDKPLYGINHLVAHVGVGMLDGVRPAAWEDLPADLGALLVSGGHTEILRVDRISSSVTLLGSTIDDAAGEAYDKVARLIGAGYPGGPVIDRMAAEGDSKAFRFPRGLTAGKFVGSAEEPGAHRHDWSFSGLKTAVSRAVEQFEARGLEVPRADIAASFQEAVADVITAKAVRACREHGLTHLLLGGGVAANSRLRALLADRCRSAGIELTVPPVNLCTDNGAMVAALGARLVRDGVAPSDLAFGADPGQPVATVSV, translated from the coding sequence ATGCCCACCGCCACCGCCGCCCCCCTCGTCCTCGGCATCGAGTCCTCCTGCGACGAGACCGGCGTCGGGATCGTGCGGGGCCCGCAGCTCCTGGCCCACGAGGTGGCCTCCTCCGTGGAGGAGCACGTGCGCTTCGGCGGCGTCATCCCCGAGATCGCCGCCCGTGCCCACCTCGAGGCCCTCGTGCCCACCGTGCGCCGCGCGCTCGCGGCCGCGGACGTCAGCCTCGAAGACCTCGACGCGATCGCCGTGACCTCCGGCCCCGGCCTCGCTGGGGCGCTCATGGTGGGAGTGGCCGGGGCGAAGGCGCTCGCGGCCGCGCTGGACAAGCCGCTCTACGGCATCAACCACCTCGTCGCCCACGTGGGCGTCGGCATGCTCGACGGCGTGCGGCCCGCAGCGTGGGAGGACCTCCCCGCCGACCTCGGCGCGCTGCTCGTCTCCGGCGGGCACACGGAGATCCTGCGCGTGGACCGCATCAGCTCCTCGGTCACCCTGCTCGGCTCCACCATCGACGACGCCGCCGGCGAGGCCTATGACAAGGTGGCCCGCCTCATCGGCGCCGGCTACCCGGGCGGCCCCGTCATCGACCGGATGGCCGCCGAGGGCGATTCGAAGGCCTTCCGCTTCCCGCGCGGGCTCACGGCGGGCAAGTTCGTCGGCTCGGCGGAGGAGCCCGGCGCGCACCGCCACGACTGGTCGTTCTCCGGCCTGAAGACCGCCGTCTCCCGCGCCGTGGAGCAGTTCGAGGCCCGCGGCCTCGAGGTGCCCCGGGCGGACATCGCCGCGTCCTTCCAGGAGGCCGTGGCCGACGTGATCACGGCCAAGGCCGTGCGCGCGTGCCGCGAGCACGGGCTCACCCACCTCCTGCTGGGCGGCGGCGTGGCGGCCAACTCCCGCCTGCGCGCGCTGCTGGCCGACCGCTGCCGCTCCGCCGGGATCGAGCTCACGGTCCCGCCGGTGAACCTCTGCACGGACAACGGCGCCATGGTCGCAGCCCTCGGCGCCCGTCTCGTGCGCGACGGCGTCGCCCCCTCCGACCTGGCGTTCGGGGCGGATCCGGGCCAGCCGGTGGCCACGGTGAGCGTCTGA
- a CDS encoding cation transporter yields the protein MSRTDSPAGRRFGRTELPPEIQRAAHQAVVLEWLTLASLAVTITLVVLVMGSSQAMKAAWIEDLLSLVPPIAFLIALRVSRRRPRRERPYGDHRSVGVGHLVAAVALTAMGLILIVDSAMTLITGEHPAIGTLQLFGHTVWQGWLMMVVMALSIPAPVILGHKKLKLAEQLHDRVLYADADMNKADWQTGVATIVGVAGVGLGLWWFDSAAAIFVAVSILKDGWSNLSQAIGVLADRRATEIEGKKPHPLIDHAERVAWAQPWVRHAGARVRDEGHVFHVEMFVVPQHGADVTVGRCADLREQIEELDWKLEDVVVIPVAELPEEVHGGPSGDEQSKGSE from the coding sequence ATGAGCCGCACCGACTCCCCCGCCGGGCGCCGATTCGGACGCACCGAGCTGCCCCCCGAGATCCAGCGCGCGGCCCATCAGGCCGTGGTCCTCGAATGGCTGACCCTCGCCTCGCTCGCCGTGACCATCACCCTCGTGGTGCTCGTCATGGGATCCTCGCAGGCGATGAAGGCGGCCTGGATCGAGGACCTGCTCTCCCTCGTCCCGCCGATCGCCTTCCTCATCGCGCTGCGCGTCTCGCGTCGGCGTCCGCGGCGGGAGCGGCCTTACGGCGACCACCGCTCCGTGGGCGTGGGCCATCTCGTGGCCGCCGTCGCCCTGACCGCCATGGGCCTGATTCTCATCGTGGACTCCGCGATGACCCTGATCACCGGCGAGCACCCGGCGATCGGCACCCTGCAGCTCTTCGGCCACACCGTGTGGCAGGGGTGGCTCATGATGGTCGTGATGGCCCTGTCCATCCCGGCGCCCGTGATCCTCGGCCACAAGAAGCTCAAGCTCGCCGAGCAGCTCCACGACCGCGTGCTCTACGCCGACGCGGACATGAACAAGGCCGACTGGCAGACGGGCGTGGCCACTATCGTCGGCGTGGCCGGCGTGGGGCTCGGCCTGTGGTGGTTCGACTCGGCGGCCGCGATCTTCGTGGCGGTCAGCATCCTCAAGGACGGCTGGTCCAACCTCAGCCAGGCGATCGGCGTCCTCGCCGACCGGCGCGCCACCGAGATCGAGGGAAAGAAGCCGCACCCGCTCATCGACCACGCCGAGCGGGTGGCCTGGGCGCAGCCCTGGGTCCGCCACGCCGGCGCCCGCGTCCGGGACGAGGGCCACGTGTTCCACGTCGAGATGTTCGTGGTGCCCCAGCACGGGGCCGACGTCACCGTTGGCCGCTGCGCGGACTTGCGCGAGCAGATCGAGGAGCTGGACTGGAAGCTCGAGGACGTCGTGGTGATCCCGGTGGCCGAGCTGCCGGAGGAGGTCCACGGCGGCCCCTCCGGGGACGAGCAGTCCAAGGGCAGCGAGTAG
- a CDS encoding GNAT family N-acetyltransferase: MAAHDDAAAPAGAGVDLPTGLLLRPMTVWDIPEVLMHEHALFPLDAWPARFYEEELAQVGPAGGADAHGRPATRDYRVVVRDETADVDAGEHPGDIVGYGGIMVAGDVADVQTIGTVASAQGRGIGAAQLRWMLEEAAARGARGLMLEVRASNDPARRLYTRHGFADVRVRRRYYPGGEDAVVMLKEL, encoded by the coding sequence ATGGCGGCGCACGACGACGCCGCCGCGCCCGCGGGCGCCGGCGTGGACCTCCCGACCGGCCTCCTGCTGCGGCCCATGACCGTGTGGGACATCCCCGAGGTGCTGATGCACGAGCACGCGCTCTTCCCCCTCGACGCGTGGCCGGCCCGCTTCTATGAGGAGGAGCTCGCCCAGGTGGGACCGGCCGGCGGGGCGGACGCGCACGGGCGCCCCGCGACCCGCGACTACCGCGTGGTCGTGCGCGACGAGACCGCGGACGTCGACGCCGGCGAGCACCCGGGGGACATCGTCGGCTACGGCGGGATCATGGTGGCCGGAGACGTCGCCGACGTGCAGACGATCGGTACCGTGGCCTCGGCCCAGGGCCGGGGGATCGGCGCGGCCCAGCTGCGCTGGATGCTCGAGGAGGCCGCGGCGCGCGGCGCCCGCGGCCTCATGCTCGAGGTGCGCGCGTCCAACGACCCCGCCCGCCGCCTCTACACGCGTCATGGCTTCGCCGACGTCCGCGTGCGGCGCCGCTACTACCCGGGCGGCGAGGACGCCGTCGTGATGCTGAAGGAGCTGTGA
- a CDS encoding transporter substrate-binding domain-containing protein: MGTPRRLVLSGLLATAGLGLAGCTSSGYPADPEGTLDRITGGVLRAGAAHHPPYVDVTGAEPTGSEADLVRRFAQSRGATVEWTASGEEALMTALEKGDLDVVVGGLTKESPWTTHASLTRPYAEVTGPDGEKAKLVMAVPLGENQMLGALERFLDEQPQEDRG; this comes from the coding sequence ATGGGGACCCCACGGCGCCTCGTGCTCTCCGGCCTGCTCGCCACCGCGGGCCTCGGTCTTGCCGGCTGCACCTCCTCCGGCTATCCGGCCGACCCGGAGGGCACCCTCGACCGCATCACCGGGGGCGTGCTGCGCGCCGGCGCGGCCCACCACCCGCCCTACGTGGACGTCACCGGCGCGGAGCCGACGGGCTCCGAGGCGGACCTCGTGCGCCGCTTCGCGCAGTCGCGCGGGGCGACCGTCGAGTGGACGGCCTCCGGCGAGGAGGCGCTCATGACGGCCCTCGAGAAGGGCGACCTGGACGTCGTCGTCGGGGGTCTGACCAAGGAGTCCCCGTGGACCACCCACGCGAGCCTCACCCGACCCTACGCCGAGGTCACCGGACCCGACGGGGAGAAGGCGAAGCTCGTGATGGCCGTCCCGCTCGGGGAGAACCAGATGCTCGGGGCCCTGGAGAGGTTCCTCGACGAGCAGCCGCAGGAGGACCGAGGATGA
- a CDS encoding zinc-dependent alcohol dehydrogenase, whose protein sequence is MRALTWQGKRTVSVEDVPDPRIQEPTDAIIKVTSTGICGSDLHLYEVLGPFMDAGDVIGHEPMGIVEEVGSAVTHIKPGDRVVIPFIIACGHCWMCERGLQSQCETTQVRSQGSGAALLGYSRLYGSVPGGQAQYLRVPHADYGPIKVPHTGPDEQWLFLSDVVPTAWQGVQYANVPAGGTLAVLGLGPIGQLASRIGVHLGYRVIGVDPVAERRHMAARHGVEVMDMQGWGGREVPELLREATGGRGPDGVVDAVGMEAHGSPVAKAAHQAVGILPGPVGRAAMKTSGVDRLNALHTAIEAVRRGGTVSLSGVYGGMQDPMPMLTMFDKQITLTEGQCNVKRWIDDLLPLVDDPSDPLGVLDLTTHTAPLEDAPLMYEMFQKKEDGCIKVVLQP, encoded by the coding sequence ATGCGAGCACTCACCTGGCAGGGAAAGCGAACCGTCTCCGTCGAGGACGTCCCGGATCCGCGGATCCAGGAGCCCACGGACGCCATCATCAAGGTCACCTCCACGGGCATCTGCGGATCGGACCTGCACCTCTACGAGGTGCTGGGCCCGTTCATGGACGCGGGCGACGTGATCGGGCACGAGCCCATGGGCATCGTGGAGGAGGTCGGCTCGGCCGTCACCCACATCAAGCCCGGCGACCGCGTGGTCATCCCCTTCATCATCGCCTGCGGGCACTGCTGGATGTGCGAGCGCGGGCTGCAGTCCCAGTGCGAGACCACTCAGGTCCGCTCCCAGGGCTCCGGCGCGGCCCTGCTGGGCTACTCCCGCCTCTACGGCTCCGTGCCCGGCGGCCAGGCCCAGTACTTGCGGGTCCCCCACGCCGACTACGGGCCCATCAAGGTCCCCCACACCGGCCCCGACGAGCAGTGGCTGTTCCTTTCCGACGTGGTCCCCACCGCGTGGCAGGGCGTGCAGTACGCGAACGTCCCCGCCGGCGGCACGCTCGCCGTGCTGGGCCTCGGCCCCATCGGCCAGCTGGCCTCCCGCATCGGCGTGCACCTGGGGTACCGGGTGATCGGCGTGGACCCGGTGGCCGAGCGGCGCCACATGGCCGCCCGGCACGGCGTCGAGGTCATGGACATGCAGGGCTGGGGCGGCCGCGAGGTCCCCGAGCTGCTGCGCGAGGCCACCGGCGGGCGCGGCCCGGACGGCGTGGTGGACGCCGTCGGCATGGAGGCCCACGGCTCCCCCGTGGCCAAGGCCGCGCACCAGGCCGTGGGGATCCTGCCCGGCCCTGTGGGCCGGGCGGCCATGAAGACCTCCGGTGTGGACCGCCTCAACGCCCTCCACACGGCCATCGAGGCCGTCCGCCGCGGCGGCACGGTGTCCCTCTCCGGCGTGTACGGGGGCATGCAGGACCCGATGCCCATGTTGACCATGTTCGACAAGCAGATCACCCTCACCGAGGGCCAGTGCAACGTGAAGCGCTGGATCGACGACCTGCTGCCGCTCGTGGACGACCCGTCCGACCCGCTGGGCGTCCTGGACCTCACCACGCACACGGCGCCCCTCGAGGACGCCCCGCTAATGTACGAGATGTTCCAGAAGAAGGAGGACGGCTGCATCAAGGTGGTCCTGCAGCCGTGA
- a CDS encoding NAD-dependent epimerase/dehydratase family protein — MRIVVLGATGNVGTALLERLHRAPEVTRVVGVSRRGPDRAGPPYDGVEWHRLDIADPASAPELEEVLRGADAVVDLVWVIRPNRDRAHLRAVNVVGNERVFRAAAAAGVPHLVYASSVGAYGPGPKHVAVDESHPTTGVPTSHYAAQKAEVETVLDRVQAENPRMLVTRLRPGLIFQAAAGPEIKDYFLGDLVPGRLVARLRTPLLPFPAGLRFQALTAQDVAEAYWQVILHRAGGAFNVAAEPVLDAHTMGTVLGARRILELPVGVFRALAAATYRARLQPTDPGWIDMAAAVPVMDTSALRRATGWRPTTDAREAVRLVLDHLDGREGLGNAGHRSHSPAE, encoded by the coding sequence GTGAGGATCGTCGTCCTCGGCGCGACGGGCAATGTGGGCACCGCCCTGCTCGAACGCCTCCACCGGGCCCCGGAGGTCACCCGCGTCGTCGGTGTGAGCCGCCGGGGCCCGGACAGGGCGGGGCCCCCCTACGACGGCGTGGAGTGGCACCGTCTCGACATCGCCGACCCCGCCTCCGCCCCTGAGCTGGAGGAGGTTCTGCGGGGCGCCGACGCCGTCGTCGACCTCGTGTGGGTGATCCGCCCCAACCGGGACCGCGCGCACCTGCGGGCCGTGAACGTGGTGGGGAACGAGCGGGTCTTCCGGGCCGCGGCCGCCGCGGGCGTCCCCCACCTCGTCTACGCGTCCTCGGTGGGCGCGTACGGACCGGGGCCGAAGCACGTCGCCGTCGACGAGTCGCACCCGACGACGGGCGTGCCGACCTCGCACTACGCCGCCCAGAAGGCGGAAGTTGAGACGGTCCTCGACCGCGTGCAGGCAGAGAACCCCCGGATGCTCGTGACCCGGCTGCGGCCAGGCCTCATTTTCCAGGCCGCCGCCGGTCCGGAGATCAAGGACTACTTCCTCGGGGACCTCGTCCCCGGCCGGCTGGTCGCCCGGCTGCGGACGCCGCTGCTTCCCTTCCCGGCGGGCCTGCGCTTCCAGGCGCTCACCGCGCAGGACGTGGCCGAGGCCTACTGGCAGGTCATCCTGCACCGGGCGGGCGGGGCCTTCAACGTCGCCGCCGAGCCCGTGCTTGACGCCCACACGATGGGGACCGTGCTCGGCGCGCGCCGCATCCTCGAGCTGCCCGTGGGCGTCTTCCGCGCCCTCGCGGCCGCGACCTACCGCGCCCGCCTGCAGCCGACCGATCCGGGATGGATCGACATGGCCGCCGCCGTGCCGGTCATGGACACCTCCGCCCTGCGCCGGGCGACCGGCTGGCGCCCGACGACCGACGCGCGCGAGGCCGTCCGCCTCGTCCTGGACCACCTCGACGGGCGGGAGGGGCTGGGCAACGCCGGGCACCGCTCCCACTCCCCCGCGGAGTGA
- the tsaB gene encoding tRNA (adenosine(37)-N6)-threonylcarbamoyltransferase complex dimerization subunit type 1 TsaB: MPLLLALDSSAAASVAVLADGEVRAAWATERTTTHAEVLAPAVTRVLAEAGVRGTDLDGIAVGVGPGPFTGLRAGLATAAMLGFAWDVPVHGVRSLDALAHRAGVDAFRRGAEEFVVATDARRREVYWAHYVQVGGQPTLLHGPFVTPPAEVTPLPAYGAGAGLYPEALAGVDGWTAAVPDAEGLGAVAELALRRGRGLLPPVPLYLRESDAKVPGPRKRAGA, from the coding sequence ATGCCGCTGCTCCTCGCACTGGACTCGTCCGCCGCCGCCTCCGTGGCCGTGCTCGCCGACGGGGAGGTCCGCGCGGCCTGGGCCACGGAGCGCACCACGACGCACGCCGAGGTGCTCGCCCCCGCCGTCACCCGCGTCCTCGCCGAGGCCGGCGTGCGCGGAACGGACCTGGACGGGATCGCCGTCGGCGTGGGCCCGGGGCCCTTCACGGGCCTGCGCGCCGGCCTCGCGACGGCGGCCATGCTCGGCTTCGCGTGGGACGTGCCCGTGCACGGCGTGCGCAGCCTCGACGCGCTCGCCCACCGCGCCGGCGTCGACGCCTTCCGCCGGGGCGCCGAGGAGTTCGTCGTCGCCACCGACGCGCGCCGTCGGGAGGTCTACTGGGCGCACTACGTGCAGGTGGGCGGCCAGCCGACCCTCCTGCACGGCCCGTTCGTCACGCCGCCCGCCGAGGTCACCCCGCTGCCCGCCTACGGCGCCGGCGCCGGCCTCTACCCGGAGGCGCTCGCGGGCGTGGACGGGTGGACCGCCGCCGTGCCGGACGCGGAGGGCCTCGGCGCCGTCGCGGAGCTGGCCCTGCGGCGCGGGCGCGGCCTGCTGCCGCCCGTCCCGCTCTACCTGCGCGAGTCGGACGCCAAGGTGCCCGGTCCTCGCAAGCGCGCGGGGGCCTGA
- the tsaE gene encoding tRNA (adenosine(37)-N6)-threonylcarbamoyltransferase complex ATPase subunit type 1 TsaE, with amino-acid sequence MTTLPAPTLTTAVELDGAVGTRAVGRALARVLGPGDVVILTGDLGAGKTTLTQGLGEGLGVREGVISPTFVLARIHPGPADGPDLVHVDAYRLRSGAELTDLDLEESLDRSVTVVEWGRGLAESLAGFPEDPDASWLDVEIVRARGGESAGPTSDGGPPVIVTDFSDEEGESAEEVRTAVVTGYGPRWRGVRLP; translated from the coding sequence ATGACCACCCTGCCTGCGCCCACGCTCACCACCGCCGTCGAGCTCGACGGGGCCGTCGGCACCCGCGCCGTCGGGCGCGCCCTGGCCCGGGTGCTCGGCCCCGGCGACGTCGTCATCCTCACGGGCGACCTCGGCGCCGGGAAGACGACGCTGACGCAGGGGCTCGGGGAGGGCCTCGGCGTGCGCGAGGGCGTCATCTCGCCCACGTTCGTGCTCGCCCGCATCCACCCGGGACCCGCCGACGGGCCGGACCTCGTGCACGTGGACGCCTACCGCCTGCGCTCCGGGGCGGAGCTGACCGACCTCGACCTCGAGGAGAGCCTCGACCGCTCCGTCACGGTGGTGGAGTGGGGCCGCGGGCTCGCGGAGTCGCTCGCGGGGTTCCCCGAGGACCCGGACGCCTCGTGGCTCGACGTGGAGATCGTCCGCGCCCGCGGCGGGGAGTCGGCCGGCCCGACGTCGGACGGCGGGCCTCCCGTGATCGTCACCGACTTCTCCGACGAGGAGGGCGAGTCGGCCGAAGAGGTGCGCACCGCCGTCGTGACCGGCTACGGGCCGCGGTGGCGCGGGGTGCGCCTTCCGTAG